A portion of the Lolium rigidum isolate FL_2022 chromosome 1, APGP_CSIRO_Lrig_0.1, whole genome shotgun sequence genome contains these proteins:
- the LOC124651881 gene encoding subtilisin-like protease SBT1.5 translates to MQALRLLLLLLAVVVGVSGGRGAEDAGGARTYIVRMDADAKPSAFPTHAHWYESAVLAASGGGDWPEGGPLIHTYSAALHGFSARMSPSAAASLATARGVAAVVPERVRNLATTRSPRFLGMLSSPPSAILADSDFGSDLVIAIIDTGISPTHRSFSDRGLGPVPPKWRGVCASGPGFPPSSCNRKLVGARFFSAGYETTSGRMNESAEIRSPLDNDGHGTHTASIAAGRYVFPASTLGYARGVASGMAPKARLAAYKVCWVGGCFDSDILAAFDAAVADGVDVVSLSVGGVVVPYYLDAIAIGAFGATEAGIVVSASAGNGGPGGLTVTNVAPWMTTVGAGSMDRAFPANVRLGNGQVLDGVSVYGGPVLQSGKMYELVYAGATTPSAADGYSASMCLDGSLDQAAVRGKIVVCDRGVNSRAAKGDVVHRAGAVGMVLANGAFDGEGLVADCHVLPATAVGAASGEKLRKYIASSTPQKPATGTILFEGTHLGVHPAPMVAAFSARGPNPQSPEILKPDLVAPGLNILAAWPSGVGPAGIPSDGRRTEFNILSGTSMACPHISGLAALLKAAHPAWSPAAIKSALMTTAYVKDNSNGTMIDESTGAVADVFDFGAGHVDPMRAMDPGLVYDIGPADYVNFLCKLNYTEQNIRAITRRQADCRGARRAGHAGNLNYPSLSATFVADGTNQTMKTHFIRTVTNVGGGRSVYRAAIRAPEGSTVTVQPKQLVFRRDGQKLSFTVHVEAAMPAQAKKMEPGSSQVRSGALTWSDGRHAVVSPIVLTLQAPVQ, encoded by the coding sequence ATGCAGGCACTCCGGCTGCTGCTTCTCCTTCTCGCTGTCGTCGTGGGCGTCTCCGGCGGCCGCGGGGCCGAGGATGCAGGAGGGGCGAGGACGTACATCGTGCGGATGGATGCCGACGCAAAGCCGTCGGCTTTCCCGACGCACGCGCATTGGTACGAGTCGGCGGTGCTGGCGGCGTCCGGGGGCGGGGACTGGCCGGAGGGCGGCCCGCTCATCCACACCTACTCCGCCGCGCTCCACGGCTTCTCCGCGCGTATGTCGCCGTCCGCCGCGGCGTCCCTAGCGACCGCTCGCGGCGTCGCGGCCGTGGTGCCGGAGCGCGTCCGCAACCTCGCCACCACGCGCTCCCCGCGGTTCCTCGGGATGCTCTCCTCCCCACCCTCAGCCATCCTCGCGGACTCCGACTTCGGGTCCGACCTCGTCATCGCCATCATCGACACCGGCATCTCGCCCACGCACCGCAGCTTCAGCGACCGGGGCCTCGGCCCGGTCCCGCCGAAATGGCGCGGCGTGTGCGCCTCGGGCCCCGGGTTCCCGCCCAGCTCCTGCAACCGCAAGCTCGTCGGCGCCCGCTTCTTCTCCGCGGGCTACGAGACCACCTCCGGCCGGATGAACGAGAGCGCCGAGATCAGGTCCCCGCTCGACAACGACGGGCACGGGACGCACACGGCCTCCATCGCCGCGGGGCGGTACGTGTTCCCGGCCTCCACCCTCGGCTACGCGCGCGGCGTCGCCTCCGGGATGGCCCCCAAGGCGCGCCTCGCCGCATACAAGGTGTGCTGGGTCGGCGGCTGCTTCGACTCCGACATCCTCGCCGCCttcgacgccgccgtcgccgacggcgtcgacgtcgtctccctcagcgtcggcggcgtcgtcgtGCCATACTacctcgacgccatcgccatcggggCCTTCGGCGCCACCGAGGCCGGGATCGTCGTCTCCGCTTCCGCCGGCAATGGCGGCCCCGGCGGGCTCACCGTCACCAATGTGGCGCCCTGGATGACCACCGTCGGCGCTGGGTCCATGGACCGCGCCTTCCCGGCCAACGTGCGCCTCGGCAACGGCCAGGTGCTCGACGGCGTCAGCGTCTACGGCGGGCCCGTACTCCAGTCCGGCAAGatgtacgagctggtctacgctgGGGCTACAACACCCTCTGCCGCGGACGGCTACTCGGCGTCGATGTGCCTCGACGGTTCACTCGACCAGGCGGCCGTGCGCGGGAAGATCGTGGTTTGCGACCGCGGCGTGAACTCGCGCGCAGCCAAGGGCGACGTGGTCCACCGCGCGGGCGCCGTCGGGATGGTGCTTGCCAACGGCGCATTCGACGGCGAGGGCCTAGTGGCTGACTGCCACGTGCTCCCCGCCACAGCCGTCGGGGCCGCCTCCGGCGAGAAGCTCCGGAAGTACATTGCGTCGTCCACTCCGCAGAAGCCGGCCACGGGCACCATCCTCTTCGAAGGGACTCACCTCGGCGTGCACCCGGcgccgatggtggcggcgttctcGGCGCGTGGCCCGAACCCGCAGTCTCCAGAGATCCTCAAACCGGACCTGGTAGCCCCCGGTCTGAACATCCTCGCCGCATGGCCCAGCGGCGTTGGCCCGGCCGGCATTCCCTCCGACGGCCGCCGCACGGAATTCAACATCCTCTCGGGCACCTCCATGGCTTGCCCGCACATCTCCGGCCTGGCCGCGCTGCTCAAGGCCGCGCACCCAGCCTGGAGCCCCGCGGCGATCAAGTCGGCGCTCATGACCACGGCCTACGTCAAGGACAACAGCAACGGCACGATGATCGACGAGTCCACCGGCGCGGTGGCCGACGTGTTCGACTTCGGCGCCGGGCACGTCGACCCGATGCGCGCCATGGACCCTGGTCTCGTCTACGACATCGGCCCCGCGGACTACGTCAACTTCCTCTGCAAGCTGAACTACACGGAGCAGAACATCCGGGCCATCACGCGGCGCCAGGCCGACTGCCGCGGCGCGCGCCGCGCCGGCCACGCCGGCAACCTGAACTACCCGTCTCTGTCGGCCACGTTCGTCGCGGATGGCACCAATCAGACGATGAAGACGCACTTCATCCGGACGGTGACCAACGTCGGCGGCGGCAGGTCGGTGTACCGCGCGGCCATCAGGGCGCCCGAGGGGAGCACCGTGACGGTGCAGCCCAAGCAGCTGGTGTTCCGGCGCGACGGGCAGAAGCTGAGCTTCACGGTGCACGTTGAGGCCGCGATGCCGGCGCAGGCGAAGAAGATGGAGCCCGGGAGCTCGCAGGTGAGGAGCGGGGCGCTGACGTGGAGCGACGGCCGGCATGCCGTCGTTAGCCCGATCGTCCTGACACTACAAGCGCCAGTGCAGTAG